TCGGCATCGTGAGGTGAATGAAGCACTTGCAAATGAAAGTGAGAAGCGGGCAAAGCGATACGCCTGGCTGGCTGTATGCGCAAGCCCTGTCGTTGGCATTGTGGTTCCTGCACTGCTGAAGTGGCTGGCTGCACTTATTGTAAGTGCGCCGTGAGTTCACGAAAGAAAGAAAAAATGACATTCCAGAGCTTTATTACAAGTATTTTTGGTGGCTCAATTGTACTTGGGCCAATTGTCTTCGCCGCACTTGAGCGCATGGCGTGGTTTGCTAATCTGACTGCTGAAGCCAAGCGGTGGGTTGTAGCTGGCGCGTCGGGTGGGATTGGTACTCTCGCCTGGGTGATTGCACTGCTGTTTGGCTATGTCGACCAGCCTGCTGTGGTGAGCGCTGCGTTCGTGGTGGACGGTGTGTGGACTCATGGCATCCTGACAGGATATGCGACATTCATGAGCGCCACACTGTTGCATGGTCATTACGCACTGAGCAAGCCGATTGCGCAGGATTGTAATTCGGGCGTGTGAAGTAACATGTGCGTGTTACATTAATTGACTATCACCCCACTGGAAACTCCGAGCAACCGGAGTTTCTTCTTTTCTTAATGGACTCAATCACGGCCCCTATTTGAAATTCCATGGACGAACACCAGCCTCCATTGCTGACTGGCTGATTGGGAGATCGAGCATTCTGATGCCCTAAATGCCGCCTTTTTATTCCGTGATTGTCCATTCAGATCGGTCTTTGCAAGCAGAGGGTCAGGGGTTCGAGTCCCCTTCGCTCCACCACTTCCTCATGCGGAATTCCGTTTCGCTCTATCCTCTTCAAGCCCAATGTGTGTGCAATCTTGTGTGCAATCTCTGCACAGTGGGCTAGGATTCTTCGCTCCGTCCCGTCTCGCGGTAGCGCTCCACGCGTTCCAACCCCAGCGCCTGTAAGATCCGATCCGCAAATCCACGCTTCCCGTGCAGGACATCATGCACGTACGACGGCGTAAATCCATGCGCCTCGGCGAACTTTCGCTGTCCGCCAGCCTGCTCAATGGCTGCGCGTAAGCGCGCACGAACCTCATCTTCGGTCAACATAGCTTTCATGTTCACTAATGCGCTCATTGGTAGTATAGCAT
The sequence above is drawn from the Candidatus Kouleothrix ribensis genome and encodes:
- a CDS encoding transcriptional regulator, whose amino-acid sequence is MLTEDEVRARLRAAIEQAGGQRKFAEAHGFTPSYVHDVLHGKRGFADRILQALGLERVERYRETGRSEES